From one Sphaeramia orbicularis chromosome 9, fSphaOr1.1, whole genome shotgun sequence genomic stretch:
- the wsb2 gene encoding WD repeat and SOCS box-containing protein 2 isoform X1, with protein MCSTGNSSELQPTSSDPALILELKTRRPPSLEGRAGCETWSVDFSPDGAWFAWSMGHGMVWVVAWPLDSEDTQNGDTDRADKSFSCGHPVWGLAFGPKPPKSAATTCRDKKPPKGHKNNSLLLATGLENGVIKIWNVLTGDAVFDLHGHEGVVRHLVFPQNGTLTLISSSRDKTLRIWDLAHKGKKVQVLSGHKDWVSCCCVSSDCSMIASVGRFDRMVSLWSLRSYTFIRNLTGGAHKTLYLLSSCDFSPDGALLATAAFSGSSWWIDLWDPYTAQKLATLVFIHSDYFEDYGQNQISAIQFSPNGLHLAIVTDDRALRIWEPGKRGMVMQTKPDRDSNGLCCNYHPEGGVVATGTRDGHVRFWRAPRTVPSLSHLCRSILRHSVSTHQMEPLPLPKRILEYLTYRNIPDRLRTGCSSDEDDWET; from the exons ATGTGCTCCACGGGAAACAGCTCAGAGCTGCAGCCGACAT CCTCCGACCCGGCTCTGATCCTGGAACTGAAGACCAGGCGTCCCCCGTCCCTGGAGGGCCGGGCGGGATGCGAGACCTGGAGCGTGGACTTCTCCCCAGATGGAGCCTGGTTCGCCTGGTCCATGGGACACGGGATGGTGTGGGTGGTCGcctggcctctggactctga AGACACTCAGAATGGAGACACAGACCGAGCAGACAAGAGCTTCAGCTGTGGTCACCCAGTGTGGGGACTCGCCTTCGGGCCCAAACCCCCGAAATCAGCTGCGACAACCTGCAGAGACAAAAAACCACCAAAGGGACATAAGAACAACAGCCTGCTACTGGCCACAGGTCTGGAGAATGGGGTGATTAAGATCTGGAATGTCCTGACAG GTGATGCTGTGTTCGATCTCCATGGCCATGAAGGCGTGGTGAGACATCTGGTCTTCCCTCAAAATGGCACGCTCACGCTCATATCATCATCCCGAGACAAGACGCTGAGGATCTGGGACCTGGCTCATAAAG GTAAAAAGGTGCAGGTGCTGTCTGGACATAAGGACTGGGTGAGCTGCTGCTGCGTCTCCTCAGACTGCAGCATGATCGCATCCGTTGGACGCTTTGACAGA ATGGTCAGTCTGTGGAGTCTGCGGTCCTATACGTTCATCAGGAACCTGACCGGAGGGGCCCATAAGACCCTGTACCTGCTGTCCTCCTGTGACTTCTCCCCTGATGGGGCGCTGCTCGCCACGGCGGCCTTCAGCGGGTCCAGCTGGTGGATCGACCTGTGGGACCCTTACACTGCACAGAAACTGGCCACACTGGT TTTTATCCATAGTGACTACTTTGAAGACTACGGGCAAAACCAAATCTCAGCAATACAGTTCTCCCCCAACGGTTTACACCTGGCAATTGTAACTGACGACAG AGCCCTTCGGATCTGGGAACCAGGAAAGAGAGGCATGGTGATGCAGACCAAACCAGACCGAGACTCCAACGGCCTGTGCTGCAACTACCATCCAGAAGGGGGCGTTGTCGCCACAGG AACCAGAGACGGTCATGTGAGGTTCTGGAGGGCCCCCAGGACGGTGCCCAGCCTGAGCCACCTGTGCAGATCCATCCTGCGCCACTCGGTCTCCACCCACCAGATGGAGCCGCTGCCCCTCCCCAAGAGGATCCTGGAGTACCTCACCTA
- the wsb2 gene encoding WD repeat and SOCS box-containing protein 2 isoform X2 — translation MCSTGNSSELQPTSSDPALILELKTRRPPSLEGRAGCETWSVDFSPDGAWFAWSMGHGMVWVVAWPLDSEDTQNGDTDRADKSFSCGHPVWGLAFGPKPPKSAATTCRDKKPPKGHKNNSLLLATGLENGVIKIWNVLTGDAVFDLHGHEGVVRHLVFPQNGTLTLISSSRDKTLRIWDLAHKGKKVQVLSGHKDWVSCCCVSSDCSMIASVGRFDRMVSLWSLRSYTFIRNLTGGAHKTLYLLSSCDFSPDGALLATAAFSGSSWWIDLWDPYTAQKLATLVDYFEDYGQNQISAIQFSPNGLHLAIVTDDRALRIWEPGKRGMVMQTKPDRDSNGLCCNYHPEGGVVATGTRDGHVRFWRAPRTVPSLSHLCRSILRHSVSTHQMEPLPLPKRILEYLTYRNIPDRLRTGCSSDEDDWET, via the exons ATGTGCTCCACGGGAAACAGCTCAGAGCTGCAGCCGACAT CCTCCGACCCGGCTCTGATCCTGGAACTGAAGACCAGGCGTCCCCCGTCCCTGGAGGGCCGGGCGGGATGCGAGACCTGGAGCGTGGACTTCTCCCCAGATGGAGCCTGGTTCGCCTGGTCCATGGGACACGGGATGGTGTGGGTGGTCGcctggcctctggactctga AGACACTCAGAATGGAGACACAGACCGAGCAGACAAGAGCTTCAGCTGTGGTCACCCAGTGTGGGGACTCGCCTTCGGGCCCAAACCCCCGAAATCAGCTGCGACAACCTGCAGAGACAAAAAACCACCAAAGGGACATAAGAACAACAGCCTGCTACTGGCCACAGGTCTGGAGAATGGGGTGATTAAGATCTGGAATGTCCTGACAG GTGATGCTGTGTTCGATCTCCATGGCCATGAAGGCGTGGTGAGACATCTGGTCTTCCCTCAAAATGGCACGCTCACGCTCATATCATCATCCCGAGACAAGACGCTGAGGATCTGGGACCTGGCTCATAAAG GTAAAAAGGTGCAGGTGCTGTCTGGACATAAGGACTGGGTGAGCTGCTGCTGCGTCTCCTCAGACTGCAGCATGATCGCATCCGTTGGACGCTTTGACAGA ATGGTCAGTCTGTGGAGTCTGCGGTCCTATACGTTCATCAGGAACCTGACCGGAGGGGCCCATAAGACCCTGTACCTGCTGTCCTCCTGTGACTTCTCCCCTGATGGGGCGCTGCTCGCCACGGCGGCCTTCAGCGGGTCCAGCTGGTGGATCGACCTGTGGGACCCTTACACTGCACAGAAACTGGCCACACTGGT TGACTACTTTGAAGACTACGGGCAAAACCAAATCTCAGCAATACAGTTCTCCCCCAACGGTTTACACCTGGCAATTGTAACTGACGACAG AGCCCTTCGGATCTGGGAACCAGGAAAGAGAGGCATGGTGATGCAGACCAAACCAGACCGAGACTCCAACGGCCTGTGCTGCAACTACCATCCAGAAGGGGGCGTTGTCGCCACAGG AACCAGAGACGGTCATGTGAGGTTCTGGAGGGCCCCCAGGACGGTGCCCAGCCTGAGCCACCTGTGCAGATCCATCCTGCGCCACTCGGTCTCCACCCACCAGATGGAGCCGCTGCCCCTCCCCAAGAGGATCCTGGAGTACCTCACCTA
- the vsig10 gene encoding V-set and immunoglobulin domain-containing protein 10, whose amino-acid sequence MTGALAVALLLLYSSATVAVSGDGSPDTALTAAPGDVALLPCYSVGNVTPTVTTWVKNGRGLISGGASVDIPTGPTPAGQRLTVLHDGSLNIREVRRGDEGTYLCASTLPGNNTFHARVQLQVASGPENLSISIRPTSALPNETLFTTRGSSVSFNCSASSYPSQLLSWAFSGRFYSNTSLAANNGSWLDMKIKDIQPSAQGVYTCRAHNNISHQAVNKSTQLLVYYVPDRHPECMWTPAADESSVQFTCTWFGTYPLPTLSWEEDGAENTGAQSKSRVYASEVTNSLSLVLNRTLLSDGQTLTCRAHHPALAAGKEASCSFTLKPPYPEGDPLATALEDSSKTLTCSESTSKPPASTTWRKGLQQDAIVYGSKYLLSEDGPTLRLTIVNVSKDDEGVYFCRSENPLGVRELEVYLTVKTSSAYTGAFIGVFIAVLIVGSAVIIAKTVYSSRHKICLGGGFGQMDEDRGDVLSLVDSDDEQIFQDSVPRLPPVTTTTNGRHTTLVQIHRIPSSDHEDADPTDASPQQQDDTELTEEPEDLVTF is encoded by the exons ATGACAGGAGCCTTGGCCGTAGCCCTTCTACTACTGTATTCCTCCGCGACAG TGGCGGTTTCGGGTGATGGTTCCCCCGACACGGCCCTGACAGCCGCACCGGGAGACGTCGCTCTACTTCCGTGTTACTCCGTGGGAAACGTGACACCGACCGTAACGACGTGGGTGAAAAATGGACGAGGGCTCATTAGCGGCGGTGCTTCGGTGGACATCCCCACCGGCCCCACTCCGGCCGGACAGCGGCTTACCGTGCTGCATGACGGAAGCCTGAACATCCGGGAGGTGAGGCGTGGGGATGAGGGCACCTACCTGTGCGCCTCCACGTTGCCCGGAAACAACACTTTCCACGCACGCGTCCAGCTGCAAGTAGCCA GTGGACCTGAAAATCTCTCCATATCCATTCGTCCTACCTCTGCTCTGCCCAATGAGACCCTTTTCACCACTCGGGGCTCCAGCGTCTCCTTCAACTGCTCCGCGTCCTCGTACCCGTCTCAGCTACTGTCCTGGGCCTTCAGCGGACGCTTTTACAGCAACACGTCCCTGGCTGCTAACAACGGGTCCTGGCTGGACATGAAAATTAAAGACATTCAGCCCAGTGCTCAGGGGGTCTACACCTGCAGGGCCCACAACAACATCTCCCATCAGGCTGTCAACAAGAGCACACAGCTGTTGGTCTACT ACGTCCCAGACAGACACCCTGAGTGCATGTGGACCCCGGCAGCAGACGAATCCTCCGTCCAGTTTACCTGCACCTGGTTCGGGACGTATCCCCTCCCAACTCTGAGCTGGGAGGAAGACGGGGCCGAGAACACAGGAGCTCAGTCGAAAAGTAGAGTTTACGCTTCAGAGGTGACGAACAGTCTGTCGTTGGTGCTGAACCGCACCCTGCTGTCGGACGGCCAGACGCTGACATGCAGAGCCCATCACCCAGCACTGGCAGCAGGGAAAGAGGCGTCGTGTTCGTTTACCCTCA AGCCTCCATACCCAGAAGGAGACCCCCTGGCCACAGCTCTGGAGGACTCCAGTAAAACTCTGACCTGCAGCGAGTCCACATCCAAACCCCCCGCCAGCACCACCTGGAGGAAGGGGCTCCAGCAGGACGCCATTGTCTACGGATCAAAGTACCTACTATCTGAGGACGGGCCCACCCTCAGGCTGACCATAGTCAATGTCAGCAAGGACGACGAGGGCGTTTACTTCTGCCGCAGTGAGAACCCGCTCGGCGTTCGGGAGCTGGAAGTCTACCTCACTGTCAAGA CCTCCTCCGCGTACACGGGAGCATTTATCGGCGTCTTCATCGCCGTGCTGATCGTGGGGTCGGCCGTCATCATAGCCAAAACCGTTTACTCCAGCCGACACAAAATCTGCCTGG GAGGTGGTTTTGG GCAAATGGATGAGGACCGTGGAGACGTTCTGAGTCTGGTGGACTCCGACGACGAACAGATCTTTCAAGACTCTGTCCCACGACTTCCTCCGGTTACCACGACAACAAACGGACGCCACACAACGCTCGTCCAGATCCACCGAATCCCATCCA gtgATCATGAGGACGCAGATCCCACAGACGCCAGTCCACAACAGCAGGACGACACTGAACTGACAGAAGAGCCAGAGGATCTTGTAACATTTTAG
- the pebp1 gene encoding phosphatidylethanolamine-binding protein 1, producing the protein MAVDLNQWTGALALQEVEEKPAVPLTVKYGSVEIDELGKVLTPTQVQDRPTCIEWAGCDASKLYTLALTDPDAPSRKMPKFREWHHFLVVNMKGNDVSSGSVMSDYVGSGPPKDTGLHRYVWLVYEQSGSLSCSEKVLTNRSGDGRGMFKIQDFRKKYNLGAPVAGTCYQAEWDDYVPKLYEQLSGR; encoded by the exons ATGGCCGTGGATCTGAACCAGTGGACCGGAGCTCTTGCTTTACAGGAGGTCGAGGAAAAGCCTGCCGTGCCCCTGACTGTAAAATACGGCTCTGTGGAGATCGACGAGCTCGGCAAAGTGCTCACCCCAACACAG GTGCAGGACAGACCCACCTGCATTGAATGGGCAGGATGTGACGCCAGTAAACTGTACACCTTGGCCCTCACAGACCCTGATGCTCCCAGCAGGAAGATGCCTAAATTCAG GGAGTGGCACCACTTCCTGGTCGTCAACATGAAAGGAAATGATGTCTCCTCTGGCTCCGTCATGTCGGACTACGTGGGCTCCGGTCCTCCTAAGGACACAG GTCTCCACAGGTACGTATGGCTGGTGTATGAGCAGTCTGGCAGCCTGTCCTGCTCCGAGAAAGTCCTCACCAATCGCTCTGGAGACGGCCGTGGTATGTTCAAGATCCAGGACTTTAGGAAGAAGTACAACCTGGGGGCCCCGGTGGCTGGAACCTGCTACCAGGCCGAGTGGGATGACTACGTCCCTAAGCTGTACGAGCAGCTGTCTGGACGGTGA